The Saccharopolyspora gregorii genomic interval CCGCCCGGGTGGACGAGCTCGACGAAGAGCTGGTGGACCGCATCGGGCGGCGGATGTTCACCCGCGACGAGCCCGGGGCGCGGCTGGTGCGCGCGATGGGCCGCGAGGTCCCCGCCGAGCAGCGGGTGACGATGGCGCAGTTCGCCCGCGCGCTGGACGACGGGGTGCCGCCGGACGCGCCTGCGGCGTTGCGCGAGTTCTTCGCCGAGGTCGAGCGGACCCCGGACTGGGTGGACCCCGAGCTGGTGGAGCGCGGGGCGCGCGCCATCCGCCGGATGGGGCGCAACGTGGACGACGTGCTGCTGCAGCTGTCGCTGATCGGCGGCTACCGGTTCGGCGGGCCACCGGACCTGCTGGTGGCGACCGGCGGGCTGACCGGGGCGACGGCGATGCGCCGGCTCGGCGAGACGAAGAAGTGGGCGCTGGCGATCAGCCGCCCCGGCGGAATGCGCCGCGACGGCGAGGGATTCCGGCTGACCGTGCACGTCCGCGCCATGCACGCGCTGATCAACCACCGCTTCGAGACGAACGGGCGGTGGGACGTGCAGCGCTGGGGGCTGCCGATCAACCAGGCCGACCAGGCGGCGACGCTGGGGCTCTTCAACGGCACGCTGCTGCTGGGGGTGCGGGCGCTCGGCTGGCTGGTCACCCCGGCGGAATCGCGGGCGATCATGCACGCCTGGAAGTACGTGGGCTGGCTGCTGGGCGTGGACGAGGACTTCCTGTTCGACACCGAACGCGAGCAGAACCGGTTCAACTACCACGTGCTGCGCGTGCAGGACGACGTGACACCGGCCGGTGCGGCGCTGTCCGGTGCGCTGGTCGACGGCCAGCCGACGCTGGGGCGCGGTCCGCTGGCCGGGCGGTACGCGCGGCTGCGGCTGCTGAGCATGCTGCGCTTCTTCCTCGGCAAGCAGGGCCTGCGGGACCTGGAACTGCCGGTGACGCCGAGCTGGGCGATCCCGCCGATCTGGGCGGCGAACCTGGTGAAGTCCGGGCTCGTCGCGCGCAGCCGGCGCGGGCGCCGCCACCTGGAACGGGCCGGGGACCGCTTCGCCGACCGAGACCTGCGGCGCACCTTCGCCGGCGCCCGGCCCGAGATCGGCGCGCTGCCCGGCTGACCCGGCGCCCGATCGTCGCTCAGGACCGGACTACCAGCGGCGGAGGTGGTCGCGGAGCCTCCGGGCCGTGCGGGCCATCAGGAACTCGGCCTCCGGCTGGGTGGCGGCGGGCACCCGGGACTCGGTGAGCGCGGCGATCGCGAACCGGTGCCCGTCGTCGTGCTCGACGACGCCGACCTCGTGCCGCAGGTTCAGCAGCGTGCCCGTCTTCGACGACCAGGTCGTCGCGTCCGAGCTGAAGTCCGGGGCCAGCCGGTGCCGCAGCAGGTTCGCACCCAGCAGCTCCCGAGTCCGCTCGGCGACCGGTTCGGCGATGCGGTCGGGCCGCCACAACTCCTGCAGCAGGTCCACGAAATCCCGTGCCGACCCGGAATTCGCGCGCGTCACGTCGAGCTGCGCGAGCGGATGCCCGCGATCCGCGGTGCGGGCGCCGATGGCCAGCGCGTGAGCCAGGTGCACGTCGGCGGCGGCGAAGCGCTCGGCGGGCGTCTCCGACAGGTCGCCGACCAGGTGGCGGGCGGTGATGCCGCGCAGCCCCCACTCCCGCAGCATCCGGGTGACCTCGGCCGGCGAGGTGAGCGCGAACAGCGCGTCGGCCGCCACGTTGTCGCTGAGCGCCACCGCCAGGTACATCAGGTCGTCCAGCGCCACCCGCGCCGGATGCCGGAACCGGCTCAGCCCGGTCGGTCCGGGCTTGGTGATGGCGCCGGGTCGCACCAGCACCTCGGCGGCGCCGTCCAGTTCGCCGCGGCGGACGCGTTCCAGGGTCGCCGCCACCAGCGGGATCTTGATCAGGGAGGCGACGGGGTGGGCGACGTCCGGCTCGATGCCGATCTCGCGCCCGGAATCGAGGTCCCGCACCAGGAACGAGCCGCGCAGCCCGCCGTCGTCGAGTTCGGCGAGCAGCTCGCCGATCAGTGCTTCCGCGTTCACCCGTTCTCCAGTCCGGTTCCGTCCACCGCGCCGAGGCAGCAGGCGACGTCCGCCCGCAGCGCCGTCCGCAGCAGGTCCGCGTCGTACCCGGCCTCCGCGGTGATCCCGTAGCCGCGCGCCAGCGGCAGTTCCGCGACCGGGTGCCACAAGAACCCGAACTCGACGGCCTGCTCGGCCGAGCACAGCAGCAGGTCCGCCGACCCGAGTGCCTCGGCGGCGCCCGCGCTCAGCGACTCTGCCACAGCGACCTGCGCGGGCCGGAGCCCCACCGCGTCGCGCACCCGCAGCAACCGGTCCCGCACGTGCGGGACGTCGTCCTCCGGCTGGATCCACACCCGGCGCCGCGGCGATCGCTCGGCGCGGCCGGCGCGCAACGAATCCAGGTGCACCGGCCCGCGGTGCCGCTCGGTCGTGCCGGCGACGCCGAGCGGCACCGACCACTCGGCCTCGTCCGCGGGCACCGCCACCAGCGCGGCCCGCACGTCGAGGGTGCGCACCAGGTCCACCCGTTCGGCCGGGTCGGCGCGCCGGAACTCCAGGAACAGCTCGTGGGTGCGCGCCGCCGCGTCCAGCTCGGCCAGCGCGCGGGTGGTGCAGGTCGCGGGTACCGCCAGCCGCACCGGCCGCAGCCGGGCCCGCTTCGCGTCCTGCTCCAGGGCGTCGGCCGAGCGCACCAGCTGCCGGGCCCGCGGCAGCAGGTCCCGGCCGAACGGGGTCAGCAGCACGCGCCGCGCCGAGCGGTCGAACAGCCGCTCCCCGAGGTGCCGCTCCAGCGCGGCGATGCGGCGGCTCGCCACCGGTTGCGGGATGCCCGCGGCGGCCGAACCGCCGGTGAAGCTGCCCACTTCGCTGACGCTGACGAACGCCCGGCACGCACCCACCAAGTCCACGACCGCAGTGTATGCCGGACCCGCATGAGAACCTCTGTTTCCGTCTTGGACAGCATGGCCGCGGGGTGGTGAGACTGGTCGCGCCGACGGCCGCACCGGCTCGTCGGGCAGTGACGAAAGGGAAGACCCGTGCTCAAGCAGCGTTTCCACCAGGTCGCGGTCGCCGCGCTGGCCGCGCTCACCCTCGCGGGGTGCACCGGCGGCGTGAGCGCCGTGCCCGCCACCTCGGCCGCCGTTCCCCCCGCGTCCGCCGCCACCGCGCGGCAGGCCGAGTTCGACGAGCTGGAGCGGCGGTTCGACGCGCGCCTCGGGGTGTACGCGCTGGACACCGGGACCGGCCGGGAGGTCGTGCACCGCGCCGACGAGCGGTTCGCGTTCGCCTCCACGCACAAGGCGCTGTCCTCCGGCGAGGTGCTGCGGCGCAACTCCCCCGCCGACCTGGACCGCCGCATCACCTACTCGCAGGCCGACCTGGTCGAGAACTCGCCGGTCACCGAGCAGCACGTGGCCGACGGCCTCACCCTGCGCGAGGTGATCGACGCCGCGATCCGCTACAGCGACAACACCGCGGCGAACCTGATGTTCCGCGAACTCGGCGGACCGGCCGAAATGACCGCCGCGCTGCGCGGGCTGGGCGACACCACGACCCGCTTCGACCGGACCGAGACCGACCTGAACCTGACCTCCCCCGGCGACCCGCGGGACACCAGCACGCCGCGCGCGCTCGCCACGAGCCTGCGCGCCTACACCACCGGTGACGTGCTGGCGCCGGAGCAGCGGGCGCTGCTCAACGAGATGATGGGCGCCAACACGCTCACCACCGACCTCATCCCGGCCGGGGTGCCCGCGGGCTGGCGCGTCGGCGACAAGTCCGGTGCCGCGAACCACGGCACCCGCAACGACATCGCGGTGATCTACCCGCCGAACCGGGCGCCGATCATGCTCTCGGTGCTGTCGGACCGGGCGGCGGTGGACGCCGAGTACGACGACGCGCTGATCGTCGAAGCCACGAAGATCGCCACCAGCGCCCTGAACTGACAAGTCCACACCGGACCACACCCGAGAGCGCTCCCTCCCCCACCAGCCAGAGGGAGCGTTCCTCGGGCCACCGCGGAAGAACTCGTCCGCTACCCGCCCAGGCCCGGCGCGGCAGGTCGTGTCGTTTGCCGGTCAGCGGCGAAGCCGCTGAGCAGCGACCCAGCACGCAACCGGACCACCCGCGGGTTCTCAGCGGGATTCTCGCGAGGACAGCTTTTTCCCTCGTGGCGGAGCCACTCGGGAAAAAGATCCCGCAGCGAGAATCCCGCTGAGGTTCCGCCACCCGACCACTGAAGCAGCCGGACCGGAACTCAACCGGCCAGTTCGCGGATTCGGGGCGCTACGTCCGCGCCGAAGGACTCCAGGAACCGCGTCTGGTCCGATCCGGGGGCGTGGAAGACAAGGTGGTCGAAGCCCGCGTCGAGGTAGGCCTTCACCTCGGCGAGCACCTCCTCCGGGTCGGAGGCCACGATCCAGCGGGTCGCGACCTGCTCGATCGGCAGCTCCTCGCCCGCCTTCTCCATCTCCTCCGGGTCCGCCAGGCTGTGCTTCACCTCGGCGGGCAGCGACAGCGGCGCCCAGAACCGGGTGTTCTGCAGAGCGCGCTCGCGGTCCGGGTCGTAGGAGAGCTTGATCTCGATCATCTTCTCCAGGTCGGCGGCGTTCTTGCCGCCGGCCTCCGCACCGGCCTCCACCGCGGGCAGCAGCTTGTCGGTGTAGAGCTCCATGCCCTTGCCGCTGGTGCAGATGAAGCCGTCGCCGACGCGGCCCGCGTACTTGGCGACCATCGGCCCGCCCGCGGCCACGTAGATCGGCACCCCGCCCTCGGGGCGGTCGTAGATGGTGGCGTTGGAGGTGCGGTAGTACTCGCCCTCGTAGCTGACCCGGTCCTCCCGCCACAGGGTGCGGATGAGGTCGATGGCCTCGCGGAAGCGGCGGAACCGCTCCTTGAACTCGGGCCACTCGCGGGCGGTCACCGCGGTCTCGTTCAGCGCCTCACCGGTGCCGACGCCGAGCATGACCCGGCCCGGGTACAGCGACCCGAGCGTGCCGAACGCCTGCGCCACCACGGCGGGCTCGTAGCGGAACGTCGGGGTGAGCACGCTGGTGCCCAGCTGGACGCGCGAGGTGCGCTCGCCGACGGCGCTCATCCAGGACAGGGCGAACGGCGCGTGGCCCTGGTTGTGCCGCCACGGCTGGAAGTGGTCGGAGACCATCACGCTGTCCAAGCCGTTCTCCTCGGCCTGCACCGCGAACTCCACCAGATCGCGCGGGGCGAACTGCTCGGCGGAGGCCTTGTACCCGATCTTGATGCTCATGCTGGTTCGCTTACCTCACCCATCGCCACGGTCACGGGAACTTCGTGGCACTCGTCGTTGAACGCCGCGGGTCGGAGCGCCGACGCGCGGGTCCTCGCAGCGCCGTGCGGGCGCGACGACCTCGAACGCGTCGGAACCGGCGCCGACCGGTCCGCTGCGGCGGACCTCCGGCGCGGATCGGTCGATGCGGCACGACACCGACCACATCACTCCGCAACCGCTTCGCCGCGCACCCTATTCCGCGCGGGTCCGGGCGTGGCGGCCACCGGGGCTCCGGCCGTCCGGGCGGCGCGCGGGGGTGCCGCGGTTCGGTCGACGGGCGGGAACCGGGTCATGGTGGCCTTTCAGCGGCGCCGGATGCGCTCGTTCGGACAGTCCCACAGGGTGTCACGAGCGGCGGCGCGCCCGGGCGGCGAGCACGGCCGCGTGCTGTGGAACCGATCACAGCGCCGCCGCGGTGCTCACTGTCCGCGCTCGCGCGACGACGGCAGGTGCGGCCCCGGCACCCGTTGCGGTGGAACGGATCCGCTCCGCGACCGGATGGCCGGCGGCTCCTCCGCGCGGACCGCGGTGCCCGGCGCGCGGCCGAGCAACGCGGTCGTACCGGCGCGAGGCACCGGAGGGGCCGCCGGCATCCCCGGCTCGGCCCGAGCGCGCGGGACGAGCCGAGCTCCCGGGCTCAGCGGTACCGGGGAAGCCGCCGAGCCAGCACGATCCCGAGCACCGTGAGCACCCCGCACAGCACCAGGGTCAACGACAGCGGCACCGAGGAACCGCCGGACGAACCGACCAGCGCCAGCGCGCCGATCGGCAGCAGCCCGCCCGCGACGGCCGTGCCGAACGAGATGCACAGACCGGTGCCGGTGTAGCGAGCGTCCACCGGGAACAGCTCGGACAGCAGCGACGGCACCGCACCGTTGAACGCCGCGTAGCAGAGGGTGCCGACGAGCATCGCCAGCAGCATCGCACCGAACCCGCCGCCGTCGATCAGCCAGAACGCCGGGAAGGCCCACAGCACCAGCACGATCCCGGACCCCGCGGTGAGCCGTTCCCGGCCCCACCGGTCCGCGTACACCGCGAACACCACCGTCAGCACGACCAGCAGCAGCGAGGCGAGCACCAGGCCCAGCTGCACGTCCACCGCGCTGAGCGCGGGCACGTACTGCTTCGTGTACGCCACCAGCCCGGTCATCAGCACGTACAGGAAGGAGCAGGACGCCGACCACATCAGCGATCCGGCCAGCAGCGCGAGCCCGTGGTCGCGGAACACCGCGCGCACCGTGGGCCGGGCGCTGCGCTGCCCGCTCTCCCGCTCGGCGAGTTCCGCGAGGAACGCGGGGGTCTCCTCCAGACGCCTGCGCAGCACCAGGCCGAGCGCGATGAGCAGCGCGCTGGCCAGGAACGGCAGCCGCCACGCCCAGGACAGGAACGCGTCCTCGCTGACCCACAGGTTCACCACCAGGATCACCGAGCTGGCCAGCCCGATGCCGAGCACCGTGCCCAGCTGCACGAACGCGCCGTAGAGCGACTTCCGCTTCGCCGGGGCGTGTTCGACGGCGACGAGCACCGCGCCACCCCACTCGCCGCCGACGGCGAGGCCCTGCAGCAGGCGGCAGACGACCAGCAGCACCGGCGCCCAGAACCCGGCGACCGCGAACGGTGGCAGCAGTCCGATGGCGACGGTCGAGCCGCCCATCACGAGCATCGAGGTCAGCAGCGCGGTGCGCCTGCCGCGGCTGTCGCCGAGCTTGCCGAACAGCAGCGCGCCCAGCGGGCGCATCCCGAACGCGACGGCGTGCGTGGCGAGCGCGGCGAGCGTGCCCATCCACGGGGAGGCGCCGGGGAAGAACAGCGGCCCGAACACCAGCGCCGCCATGAACGAGTAGATGATGAAGTCGAAGATCTCGATGAGCGTGCCGAGCAGCGACGACCCGGCGATGCGGGC includes:
- the fgd gene encoding glucose-6-phosphate dehydrogenase (coenzyme-F420), producing the protein MSIKIGYKASAEQFAPRDLVEFAVQAEENGLDSVMVSDHFQPWRHNQGHAPFALSWMSAVGERTSRVQLGTSVLTPTFRYEPAVVAQAFGTLGSLYPGRVMLGVGTGEALNETAVTAREWPEFKERFRRFREAIDLIRTLWREDRVSYEGEYYRTSNATIYDRPEGGVPIYVAAGGPMVAKYAGRVGDGFICTSGKGMELYTDKLLPAVEAGAEAGGKNAADLEKMIEIKLSYDPDRERALQNTRFWAPLSLPAEVKHSLADPEEMEKAGEELPIEQVATRWIVASDPEEVLAEVKAYLDAGFDHLVFHAPGSDQTRFLESFGADVAPRIRELAG
- a CDS encoding oxygenase MpaB family protein, with product MTSPVTQRTPGAVYPDRFFGAPERSRRIGRVLRLAARVDELDEELVDRIGRRMFTRDEPGARLVRAMGREVPAEQRVTMAQFARALDDGVPPDAPAALREFFAEVERTPDWVDPELVERGARAIRRMGRNVDDVLLQLSLIGGYRFGGPPDLLVATGGLTGATAMRRLGETKKWALAISRPGGMRRDGEGFRLTVHVRAMHALINHRFETNGRWDVQRWGLPINQADQAATLGLFNGTLLLGVRALGWLVTPAESRAIMHAWKYVGWLLGVDEDFLFDTEREQNRFNYHVLRVQDDVTPAGAALSGALVDGQPTLGRGPLAGRYARLRLLSMLRFFLGKQGLRDLELPVTPSWAIPPIWAANLVKSGLVARSRRGRRHLERAGDRFADRDLRRTFAGARPEIGALPG
- a CDS encoding LysR family transcriptional regulator produces the protein MDLVGACRAFVSVSEVGSFTGGSAAAGIPQPVASRRIAALERHLGERLFDRSARRVLLTPFGRDLLPRARQLVRSADALEQDAKRARLRPVRLAVPATCTTRALAELDAAARTHELFLEFRRADPAERVDLVRTLDVRAALVAVPADEAEWSVPLGVAGTTERHRGPVHLDSLRAGRAERSPRRRVWIQPEDDVPHVRDRLLRVRDAVGLRPAQVAVAESLSAGAAEALGSADLLLCSAEQAVEFGFLWHPVAELPLARGYGITAEAGYDADLLRTALRADVACCLGAVDGTGLENG
- a CDS encoding serine hydrolase, which produces MNAEALIGELLAELDDGGLRGSFLVRDLDSGREIGIEPDVAHPVASLIKIPLVAATLERVRRGELDGAAEVLVRPGAITKPGPTGLSRFRHPARVALDDLMYLAVALSDNVAADALFALTSPAEVTRMLREWGLRGITARHLVGDLSETPAERFAAADVHLAHALAIGARTADRGHPLAQLDVTRANSGSARDFVDLLQELWRPDRIAEPVAERTRELLGANLLRHRLAPDFSSDATTWSSKTGTLLNLRHEVGVVEHDDGHRFAIAALTESRVPAATQPEAEFLMARTARRLRDHLRRW
- the bla gene encoding class A beta-lactamase, coding for MLKQRFHQVAVAALAALTLAGCTGGVSAVPATSAAVPPASAATARQAEFDELERRFDARLGVYALDTGTGREVVHRADERFAFASTHKALSSGEVLRRNSPADLDRRITYSQADLVENSPVTEQHVADGLTLREVIDAAIRYSDNTAANLMFRELGGPAEMTAALRGLGDTTTRFDRTETDLNLTSPGDPRDTSTPRALATSLRAYTTGDVLAPEQRALLNEMMGANTLTTDLIPAGVPAGWRVGDKSGAANHGTRNDIAVIYPPNRAPIMLSVLSDRAAVDAEYDDALIVEATKIATSALN